TATAGTGTATATGGGCAGCAAACGCAACAGTCAAGAGATTACCTTTTGAAAGACAATGGCCACACATCTTCGTCAAATCTTGACTTTACAATTTCATCAGTAGACTCAATTGTGCCTGCTAGATCACCAATGCATGCAAACAACACCATCACATCATCAGGTCGAGAAACAGAACTCGATGAGCTGGAGTTTTTGAGTAGTTGTAGGGATGCTGGGGTGGTCCACATTCTGGGGAACACAGTAGTTAGAGCAAGGAGGGAATCCAGgatatacaagaaaatagctattgattatatatatgcatttctTAGGAAGATATGCAGGGAGAATAGTGTGATTTTTAATGTACCTCATGAAAGCCTTTTAAATGTTGGGCAGATTTTCTTTGTGTGAATTTCTGTTTGACCGTAATAAAGAaggatttttttatgattaccACTAAGGTCATCGATTTTGCAATCTAATTCTTGTAGTGTGGATTGGGTGACTTAAGAACGGATCATGATTCTGAGCAGTTTGTTTGTTGCTTATTCATTAGGGTAAATCACAGCGATCTCTTCTaagattttgtataattacaaatattttcttattagttgaaaagatattaaaattataaatatagttgtaatttaccctattctTTATCTTGTGGGTTCATCTGATAAAATCATCCTTTTCAACAGCAAATTGCAAGTGGATATATTCCTGTGCGAGTTTGTCACTGTCCGAGTAGAATAAATGGGCAATTCCATCGCATCTCTCAGTACAGAACATATAAATAGAACTGCACTGCACAATTTACCAGGGAGGGATAAAAGAAGTTCgcgaatttatttgtttgctTACAAATGTGGGTaacttctttttgtttcctcGAGGTATACACAAATGTAGTCATTCATAATGACACTTCTGCCTCACACAAACACCACCTGTAGCTGTTATATCCCCGTGAAGACAGGctatacaaaaaatatgctAGACGAGACCATTTTTAGGAAAgcaaataaagataatatattacataatcaCTTGGGTGACTGATTGTGCGCTGTAAAGCCTTGTGGTTTTGTCGAGCATGCTGCAGACATGGTACGTAGGCGTCCAGCAATCTCAGTGAAGGATGGCCGAGCCAATGGATCTGGAGCCCAACATTGCTCCATCAGTAATCTCCATTCTGGGTCACAGAAGGTCGGGACCGGGGGCCGCAGTGTATTATTCACTATACCACCTGCTTTCGGAAGATGGGAAAAGTTCAGAGTTCCTAATTTCCTTCTCTTGTAATTCTAGGACAAGCCATAACAGTAAACAAGATTTCGTCactcaaaatgaaaaacttaATTCACAAACCTATGATTGCACCATAATGCATGTTGGCATAAGGTTCCTCACCCGTGAGAATTTCCCAAAGTACAATCCCAAAGGAGAAGACGTCAACCTGTAAAGAAATGAAAGATGAGTTGTTACAGAAAGTAAGATGATAAAGAACCTGCAGAGCGATGGGTTCGATCTGGCAAATAAAGTAAACTGAGAGAGCCATATCCGACATAAGAATTGGGATCAAATGAGCATTCACATAGTATAATAGTAAATAGTTGAGCACCCTCTGGTGTGATAGCATGAGCCACTATTTTCTGAATCTCCTGCTTTTATTCTCTcttctatatttcttcaattttcagGGGTTGGGAGCAGTGATTCACACTAATCATGCAGCAGCTATTAACTATGCAAATAATTTCCCACCATTTCTTTTGCATGGTTTCATAGAATATAGCGAGGGAATTGGTAAAACTTACCTTTTCTGAGACCTTGCTACTGCTACCATTTAATAACTCCGGAGCCATCCATGGAAGGGTTCCCCGGACACCACCAGTAACCAatgtatttcttttgatttttgacaAACCAAAATCACCCACCTGACAtgttttccaaaataaaagtaaGATAGCTGAAATTCATCAACCACaattataatctaaaatttcTTCTTTGAAATCCTCTCTCCCAATTTCCTCTTGGACCATCCAGTTAGTGTTCATAATTTTTCCCATGTTTTGGTAAAGTGTAATTGCTTTCGCGCTTACTATAACAACGATTGATACAGTGTAGCACTCAACCACTTAAAAAAGCATGTACGCAGCTTAACTGTACCATAATATCAATCACAGCAAAAAGTTTTGATATCTGTCTTAAACCAAGGTGTTTACCTTGCAGATGGGTCTGGAAGGATCCTTCAAGTTGACAAGCAGGTTGTCGCATTTCAAATCAAAGTGCACAATGTTCCTTGAATGCAAATATTCCATTCCAAAAGCTGCATCCATGGCAATTATGAGCCTTTTGCGACGATCGAGATGCCTGGATAAATTGCATGTGAAAAAGGCTAAAAGAAGGCAGGGATTAGCAGGCAGGACTTCTAAGCATAGGATAATAGTACCTGTCCTTGGAAATTAAAGCATGTCTAAGGGACCCATTCACCATATACTCTGTGACAGTTGCAAGTGTCCCTCCAGGACCGTCTTGTACTACACCATAAAAAGCCACCACATTGGGATGGTGAAGCTTTGACAAAATTCCAGCTTCATGCCAGAATTCTGCTGACTACAGAATATCATAAGAAGGTTACTGTCACAAAGTGAATCCATGGAGACAGTGATGATAAATGAACAGAGAAGTCCTCATCCAAAAGAAAAGCCTAACATGAcataatttctcttcttttttttttcccactcCTTTCATGGAGAAATGGAAGATAAAGTCATTACCTATTTCTTAACTATTGTAGCAATAGTTCTTGCAAAGTCACTTATTCTTTATACAACTATCAGTCATCtggaaaataaagaagaatcGATTAGATGCAACTCACCAGTCTCTCCTGTTCAGATGAGCGACCTATGAAACAGCTCTTCTTTATTCTCTTGATAGCAACATCAGAACCCCTCCATTTACCATGATAAACTGTCCCATAAGTTCCAGAACCCAATTCCCTCAACTCTTCAAGATCTCGGTTCTTTATAATCTGTAACCcaacaagaaaaagtaaatacCAACAAGTGGATTAAAGCTGCCATTAATTTACTGCAATTCTATACATACCAAGCACACAAGATTGATGAGAAAGAGTTTTATGTTTCCAGTCCTACCCATGGTTGAGCCCACGCATgtcttattcaactttttctaCTCACAATGGGTAggatctttttctttttctctgttttttttttctttgcttcGTGCGTGTTTTTGAATGAGAGCTCCTAAGCTGTACTAGATGTTATTTCAGTTCTGTATATACATGTTAATTAGATTCTCTGATAAGAGGCACTGTACCTGTAGGGCACTGGGATCAAACTCTCCAACGAAGAAGTCAACAAGAGGGAAGGCTGTAGGCTGAGCTGCTTTTTTTGCATCCTAACAGTAAAAAAATGACTACATGACATAATTGAAATGAGGTAAATCtttcaatattattgataatgaaataataccTCGTAATCTGACCCAGCTGTCCTTGAGTTCATTGGACGGTTGAATTGCAGATTCTGAATACCAGTATTCTGAGAAATATCATAATCTGAATGCAAATTCATGGTGTTAGGTCTTACAGGGGGAGATGATGGTCTCTGGATATCAGCATCAAGATTACTACTAGAATGTGCATGAACTTCTGCAATGGCATCAGCCTCAAATGGTGGATTACCATAATCAATGGGTATATCTTCTCCAAATTTTGCTTGTGAAGGTGAGAATGTCAGATGATCCTGATCCATAAGGGAAACATCTTTTCTGGAATCTTCTTGTGCCAAGTTCTGAAAGAATGACCAATCTTTAGGTACATGATCAGACAAGTTTGCACTCAAACCAGCTGCATCACCATGCAGTGGCATGACACCAGCAGAGCTGTCTTCTGCTCTAgcattagaaaatatatcagACAAAAAATCATGAGGAAAACGATCATTGATATCGATAAGGATATCTCCATGCTCGGGAGAGCCCGCAACAACCCGGGGCTCACTTTGGAAAGCAGCTGCAAAAGGAATTTCTTCCCTACCCATAAATTTCCCTTCATTGGCCTTTTCATTCATCTTGTTATGATGGAACTCCATTGATGTCAGAGCGGATTCATTATGGGGATACTCTGAAGTTCCTTGGTTTTTCATAGGAAAACTCGACCCAGAAGTAACAGCAATAGGAGCTACTACAGCATCCAGCTCAGCCTTGTGATTTGGCTCATTTTTGTCACAAACAGTGGTAGTCGTTGCACTGATGACAGCAGCATCATCTGTTAATTTCTGAGATTCTTTTAGTTTCTCTTCAGTATCCCCTGAACCCACATATATTGATTTGGCAGCATTAAACTTTTCTAAATTGGCTGTCATATCCTTATCAGTCAATGTATCAACAGATTCCAAGATGTGCTGTGAAACATCCGATCGGGAGTAAGTCATTAGGAGCTTCGGACCGGAAGAATCATTAGATTTGGACAAACGACTAAGCCCTGCCTGTTCCCTGTGTACTCTTTCTGAACAAAATAGCCGTTGAGGAATAATATCTGGTTCATAGCTGATGTCTTCAGTATAGACATCAGAGTCACTATGAAGAGGCATGGTTGCTGCACCAGATGTGTAAGCATGGTCAACGATGTCAACCTTATGATCCCTTACATCTTCGTGGTTCTTCTCACTGATTTTTGTTGGCAGGACCAAAGTCCCTTTGTCTGTGGCAGCACTTATAGCAGATGCTTCCAGTTTCTTGTTATTTAAAGATGAAACATCATATGGATGTGACAAGATCGCCTTCCCATCATCAAGAGGCTGCAGTTTAGTAGAGTCACACGTTTTCCGGATTGAACTCTCATTGTTCATCTGTGTATCCATTCGAAGAA
This genomic window from Sesamum indicum cultivar Zhongzhi No. 13 linkage group LG12, S_indicum_v1.0, whole genome shotgun sequence contains:
- the LOC105175953 gene encoding uncharacterized protein LOC105175953 isoform X1; this encodes MEENIRKFLIGQQNNSGPLSYSYDDNRKEGPGSVSKMFSQDASNSMDKILWPGEVNITVGARPVLNYSIQTGEEFALEFMWERVNPRQHYIPNSSLGANSETTSGDLHGVLRASHAGSERYLDTSLFPSVEKGNIQDAVDDGSQTEEKSTRKPLQSMIRASSKNTSVHRLHSHSSLGSCGGPSKLLKLLCSFGGKILPRPSDRKLRYVGGETRILRISKDISWDELKQKTSAIYNEPHSIKYQLPGEDLDALVSVSSDEDLQNMMEEYNVLDDGGSQKLRMFLISNDDLDDSQLGLEGLEGDSDIQYVAAVNGMDFGSRKNSIGLDSHLGNNLDELLGLNVERGPGQIAASLPSGGTAHPEVVSILPNQSSQIEMPSSSCAFEANSLGYQVQTISEQPEWHSSRASNQVDILSTADEKITVPSSVRFQYDYGSHHPLNNRPDAEKLVSNPILRQMVPHEALNVDQSYGSLNAKVPGVSSLELKLENRTVVQKKIESHKDHSPRRDILRMDTQMNNESSIRKTCDSTKLQPLDDGKAILSHPYDVSSLNNKKLEASAISAATDKGTLVLPTKISEKNHEDVRDHKVDIVDHAYTSGAATMPLHSDSDVYTEDISYEPDIIPQRLFCSERVHREQAGLSRLSKSNDSSGPKLLMTYSRSDVSQHILESVDTLTDKDMTANLEKFNAAKSIYVGSGDTEEKLKESQKLTDDAAVISATTTTVCDKNEPNHKAELDAVVAPIAVTSGSSFPMKNQGTSEYPHNESALTSMEFHHNKMNEKANEGKFMGREEIPFAAAFQSEPRVVAGSPEHGDILIDINDRFPHDFLSDIFSNARAEDSSAGVMPLHGDAAGLSANLSDHVPKDWSFFQNLAQEDSRKDVSLMDQDHLTFSPSQAKFGEDIPIDYGNPPFEADAIAEVHAHSSSNLDADIQRPSSPPVRPNTMNLHSDYDISQNTGIQNLQFNRPMNSRTAGSDYEDAKKAAQPTAFPLVDFFVGEFDPSALQIIKNRDLEELRELGSGTYGTVYHGKWRGSDVAIKRIKKSCFIGRSSEQERLSAEFWHEAGILSKLHHPNVVAFYGVVQDGPGGTLATVTEYMVNGSLRHALISKDRHLDRRKRLIIAMDAAFGMEYLHSRNIVHFDLKCDNLLVNLKDPSRPICKVGDFGLSKIKRNTLVTGGVRGTLPWMAPELLNGSSSKVSEKVDVFSFGIVLWEILTGEEPYANMHYGAIIGGIVNNTLRPPVPTFCDPEWRLLMEQCWAPDPLARPSFTEIAGRLRTMSAACSTKPQGFTAHNQSPK
- the LOC105175953 gene encoding uncharacterized protein LOC105175953 isoform X2; this encodes MEENIRKFLIGQQNNSGPLSYSYDDNRKEGPGSVSKMFSQDASNSMDKILWPGEVNITVGARPVLNYSIQTGEEFALEFMWERVNPRQHYIPNSSLGANSETTSGDLHGVLRASHAGSERYLDTSLFPSVEKGNIQDAVDDGSQTEEKSTRKPLQSMIRASSKNTSVHRLHSHSSLGSCGGPSKLLKLLCSFGGKILPRPSDRKLRYVGGETRILRISKDISWDELKQKTSAIYNEPHSIKYQLPGEDLDALVSVSSDEDLQNMMEEYNVLDDGGSQKLRMFLISNDDLDDSQLGLEGLEGDSDIQYVAAVNGMDFGSRKNSIGLDSHLGNNLDELLGLNVERGPGQIAASLPSGGTAHPEVVSILPNQSSQIEMPSSSCAFEANSLGYQVQTISEQPEWHSSRASNQVDILSTADEKITVPSSVRFQYDYGSHHPLNNRPDAEKLVSNPILRQMVPHEALNVDQSYGSLNAKVPGVSSLELKLENRTVVQKKIESHKDHSPRRDILRMDTQMNNESSIRKTCDSTKLQPLDDGKAILSHPYDVSSLNNKKLEASAISAATDKGTLVLPTKISEKNHEDVRDHKVDIVDHAYTSGAATMPLHSDSDVYTEDISYEPDIIPQRLFCSERVHREQAGLSRLSKSNDSSGPKLLMTYSRSDVSQHILESVDTLTDKDMTANLEKFNAAKSIYVGSGDTEEKLKESQKLTDDAAVISATTTTVCDKNEPNHKAELDAVVAPIAVTSGSSFPMKNQGTSEYPHNESALTSMEFHHNKMNEKANEGKFMGREEIPFAAAFQSEPRVVAGSPEHGDILIDINDRFPHDFLSDIFSNARAEDSSAGVMPLHGDAAGLSANLSDHVPKDWSFFQNLAQEDSRKDVSLMDQDHLTFSPSQAKFGEDIPIDYDYDISQNTGIQNLQFNRPMNSRTAGSDYEDAKKAAQPTAFPLVDFFVGEFDPSALQIIKNRDLEELRELGSGTYGTVYHGKWRGSDVAIKRIKKSCFIGRSSEQERLSAEFWHEAGILSKLHHPNVVAFYGVVQDGPGGTLATVTEYMVNGSLRHALISKDRHLDRRKRLIIAMDAAFGMEYLHSRNIVHFDLKCDNLLVNLKDPSRPICKVGDFGLSKIKRNTLVTGGVRGTLPWMAPELLNGSSSKVSEKVDVFSFGIVLWEILTGEEPYANMHYGAIIGGIVNNTLRPPVPTFCDPEWRLLMEQCWAPDPLARPSFTEIAGRLRTMSAACSTKPQGFTAHNQSPK